Within Paenibacillus albicereus, the genomic segment TATTGGTCTACGAGATCCATTTCGTATCCGTAAACGTTGTATTCTGCGCTATACCACGTGCTCAATTTTCAAAAAAGGAAAGATCGAGAGAGACTGACCTCGGCGCTCGGGCAATTCTTCAGTTTAACCTTTCTCGTAAACCGAAAAAGCTATTCTTTTTGTAACTACAGAATGGCTTTTTTCGTTTTGGGGGTATTCGAAAGTTTGAGCTGGATGAGCATGTGGAGCTACCCCTACAAGGGTAACGTCGACAATTAACCGGCAGCGAGGAAGGGCGCGCGGGGCGAGGCAGATAATTAAACAGCAAAAAGCGGCACACGAAAAAAATGTACCGTTTTTTTCTGTCCTCCCAACGGAGGGGATTCTTCCGCCCGTTTCAGCTTTTTCTGAGTTGCTAGTTTACGAAACATAGTAGATTATGTATTGTCAGCGAGCGAAGCGGACCCTAGGACCGCTTGAAAAAGTCCTCTTCGTACAAAAAGCGGAGCCGCTGCCGGCTCCGCTTTTTGTCGTCCTCGCTCTCGTACCCATGATCCGCACTTCAGCGAATCATGCCCGCCCGCTCGCGCTGCCGCTCGATCTCGGCGATCAGCTGCGGCTCGGGCGCCTGCCAGCCCGCCGGCTTGGCGACCTTGCCCTGCTCGTTGTAGATCGGCTTGCCGTCCGGACCGAGCTTGGCCATATTGGCCGCATGCACGATCTCGAACAGTTGCTGCGGCTCCACGCCCATCTCGACGAAGGTGCCGAGAGCAAAGTACATCAGGTCGATCAGCGCATCCGCCTGATCCTCGACCGTCTCGGCCGCGAGGAACTCGGAAAGCTCCTCGGCCATCCAGGAAGCCCGGGCTAGCGCCCTGCCGCCATCGCCCCGCACGGAGGCAGCCTTCATCCTCCCTGCCAGCTCCTCCACGGCCGCAGCCGCCTGACGGGAAGCATCCCCTTCGCCTCGGACAGCCATCGACGGCCCTTCCGCCACTGGCGCCCCGAACGCCGCGTGGAACGCTTTGACTTGCTCGTAATGCTTGTTCATCTCTTCCCCAATCCCTTCGCCCATGTTCTGTCCATTGTAGCATCAGGAAGCAAGCGTCGATGAGCTCCACCGCGAAAAAAGAGGCGTCCGTCCGGAACCCCTCTATGGAGTCGAACGGCGCCTCCCTTGCCTTGCATGAAGCAAGCCCAATCCCAGCTCGTTGCTTCGCCTCGTTAAGGGTCAACCTGCCGATTCTTCGACGCGGTTAAGCTTCACCCGTTCACGATGGCGACCGCAAAGCCGTCGTAGCCTTTGCCGCCCACCGTCTGCAAAGCTGCCGCCGACAGCCGGGGATCGGAACCCAGCTGCTCCAGGAACATGCGGATGCCCTGCACGCGAGGATCGGTGCTCTTGCCGTCGATGACCTCGCCGTCCCGCACGATGTTGTCGGCGACGATGACGGTCCCGGGTCGGGAAAGCCGCAGCGCCCGCTCCAGATAGGCCGGATTGTTCGGCTTGTCGGCATCGATGAAGATGAAGTCGAACGGCTCTTCTCCCGCCGCGATCAGCTCGTCCAGACGGTCCAGCGCCGCGCCTTGCCGCACCTCGACGAGCCGCTCCAATCCGGCCCGACGCAGGTTGCCGCAGGCGAGCTCCGCATGCTCCGCCTCGAGCTCGAGCGTCACCAGCCGGCCATCTGCGGGCAGCGCGCCCGCCAGCCAGATCGTGCTGTAGCCGCCAAGCGTGCCGATTTCCAGCACGCGCCGCGCCCCGCTCATGCGCGCGAGCAGCTGCAGCAGCTTGCCTTGGCCGCGCGAGACGTCGATGGCCGGCAGTCCCGCCTCGCGGTTCGCCTGCAGCGCCGCGTCCAGCGCGGCGGCTTCCGGCTCGCGCCCGCACAGCTTTTCCTCCAGATAGCGGTCGACATCCTTCCAGATCTGTTTCATTTCTGCCCTCTCCTTTGACGCCGAGTTGGAGCCGGGGCTCCATGTCCTAAAGGTATGCGAAAGCAATCGATAAGTATAATAGAAGATAGTCGGGAATTCATAAGCTGACGCAATCAATGCCGACAGCTGAATATTTTCAATAAGCCGGAAGATGTCCTATTCGGCGCTTATGATGAAGCTCAATCCATTCAAGGAGCTGAGCCTATGGAACGAAAAGTCATTCTCGACCTGGCTGTTACGCTGGACGGATTCATCGAAGGCCCACAAGGAGAAATAGACTGGTGCATCATGGACGCCGATATGGGAATCCTGGGATTCTTGGAGCGGATCGACACGATCCTCTACGGGAGAAAGAGCTACGAGCTCTGGGGAGAGTACGCATTGCCGGCCGACTCGCCGCCGAGCGAGAAGGAACTGTGGGCGGCCGTCCACAGCAAGGAGAAGCATGTCTTCTCCAGGAGCTGGAGCAAGACGGAGTCGCGAGCGGTCTCCGTCCACGGTTCCGTCCGCGAGGAAGTGCTGGCGCTCAAGCAGAAGCCGGGAAAAGACATCTGGCTCTACGGCGGAGCCAGCCTGATCTCCACCTTCATCGAGCAAGAGCTCGTGGACGAGTACCGGCTGTCGGTCCACCCGGTCGCGCTCGGAGCAGGCAAGCCGCTGTTCACGGACATGAAGCAGCGGCTGGAGCTGGAGCTGATCGAGGCGAAGACATTCTCCTCCGGCGTCGTCCAGCTCCTCTACCGCAAGAAGGGAGCCTAGGCACAAGGCGGCCGCCCGAGCGCGGCAGGAATCCTTCGCCCGGAGTCGAATGCTACGGCGAGAGGACGGTGCGACGATGTACATCTGGCAAGGAAGCAACGTGCGGCTGAGGCCGATCGAGCCCGAGGACTGGGAGCTTTTCCATGACAACGACCTGGACTCCGAAGGAGCGCGCGCGGCGGATGCCGTGTACTTTCCCCGGTCGGAGGAAGGCACCCGCCGCTGGGCGGAGAAGAAGGCCGAGGAGGAGCCGCAAGGCGACAACATCTCGCTCGCGATCGAAACGCGGGAGGGCGAGCTCGTCGGCAGCATGGACGCGCATCACTGCGAGCCTCGCGACGGCAGCTTCCGCTACGGCATCGCGCTGTTCCGCCCGCATTGGCGCAGAGGCTACGCGTCGGAGGCGGTCCGCCTTCTGCTCCGGTACTACTTCCACGAGCTCCGCTACGAAAAGGCGACCGCGCACGTGTACGCCTTCAACGAGCCGTCGATGCGGTTCCAGGAAGCGCTCGGCTTCCGGCTGGAGGCCAGGCTGCGCGAGCAGATCTTCACGAACGGCCGCCGGCACGACGAGCTCATCTACGGCATGCTGCGGCGGGAATTCGATGCGCGCTTCGAAGAAGCATGAGAAAAAGCGAAGAGCCGCCCCTCGTTCCACGGAACGAAAGGCGGCCCTTCGGCCCTTATCCCGATCGCTACATGCCGCTTGCGGCCGTTGCCGATACGCGCCGCATCAGCGTCGCCGTGCCAGCCTTGCGGCCAGCGCCGCGATCGTCCGGCCGATCCGGGATCGGCTCCATCGGCCAGCCGGCGCTTCCGGCTGCAGCTCGCGAACCCAT encodes:
- a CDS encoding pyrophosphohydrolase domain-containing protein encodes the protein MNKHYEQVKAFHAAFGAPVAEGPSMAVRGEGDASRQAAAAVEELAGRMKAASVRGDGGRALARASWMAEELSEFLAAETVEDQADALIDLMYFALGTFVEMGVEPQQLFEIVHAANMAKLGPDGKPIYNEQGKVAKPAGWQAPEPQLIAEIERQRERAGMIR
- a CDS encoding O-methyltransferase codes for the protein MKQIWKDVDRYLEEKLCGREPEAAALDAALQANREAGLPAIDVSRGQGKLLQLLARMSGARRVLEIGTLGGYSTIWLAGALPADGRLVTLELEAEHAELACGNLRRAGLERLVEVRQGAALDRLDELIAAGEEPFDFIFIDADKPNNPAYLERALRLSRPGTVIVADNIVRDGEVIDGKSTDPRVQGIRMFLEQLGSDPRLSAAALQTVGGKGYDGFAVAIVNG
- a CDS encoding dihydrofolate reductase family protein yields the protein MERKVILDLAVTLDGFIEGPQGEIDWCIMDADMGILGFLERIDTILYGRKSYELWGEYALPADSPPSEKELWAAVHSKEKHVFSRSWSKTESRAVSVHGSVREEVLALKQKPGKDIWLYGGASLISTFIEQELVDEYRLSVHPVALGAGKPLFTDMKQRLELELIEAKTFSSGVVQLLYRKKGA
- a CDS encoding GNAT family N-acetyltransferase, whose protein sequence is MYIWQGSNVRLRPIEPEDWELFHDNDLDSEGARAADAVYFPRSEEGTRRWAEKKAEEEPQGDNISLAIETREGELVGSMDAHHCEPRDGSFRYGIALFRPHWRRGYASEAVRLLLRYYFHELRYEKATAHVYAFNEPSMRFQEALGFRLEARLREQIFTNGRRHDELIYGMLRREFDARFEEA